The stretch of DNA CAGAGAACCGTAAAAGAAGACAACTCTTACCCACACCTGCCAGATAGAGCAAAACAGTAAATAAAAAATTGGCACAGATTCGAAATATTCTTTTGATATAAGAGTGTGAACTCGTGCAAATAACATTATACATAGATACTGGTCATGTAGTCCTTTGTGCTCAAGTATGACAAGGTTGACAACTGGAAGGGACATAAGATATACATTGTTCCACAATCAATGGTACATATGCGAAACATGACCTTGAATTTATTTCCCTAATTCTTGTTTACATGTTAATAAATGTCTTGGGCAATGAGCATTGCGTACACTAAATTATGAAATTCACCAAACACGATACATATTTAAATTGAGACAGTCCTGTTCTAAGTTCCAATTTAGTAAAGACAAATGATCTCTTAGTTCATAAACCATATCAAAACCGGATGATGTTCTCCGACCATGATAATTCTAAAATTGCTATTTCCAACTGATGCTGCCTGACAGGATGCCAGATCAATAACAAAGGTCATTCAATTATACGAAGATGAAAGCTGACATGCAAGCACAAATACAATTGTCACTTTAGTATTTCTGCTCTCGTCAAATGCAAAAATACAACCTGATTCTTAACACCCCATGAATTATATTTAAACCAATACAACTGATAAAAAATAGAAGAACACTCCGTTTAGTACCACTTGTTGCAGCTCTTGCGTTCAAGCACACGACATATCCTCACAAAGCAATTTTAACTGATTACGCAAGTTTTCTGATCGGATTTATATCAACTATAAATAAGCTCAAGGCAAGAAACTCTGCCAACAACCCACCATAATCCTAACACGATAGAAAAGTTCCACCCTTAAATTTATCTGATAATCAAGCATAAGTTAAAAAAATCTTATTTTCACAGTAAAGGAGGATTTAACCAACTAACAAAGGTCTTGTTACAAAATCAATTTAAAATTCTACCATAGAAGTACTTTCAACGCATTATTCCAACATTTTTCAACACAGTAACAACGAAAATACCATGAAGCAAGATCCCATAAAATCACTAGCTACAGATCCGAAAACAGACAACCTTTTCCGAACAAATAAGCTTATCAAACATTGGAAAAAAAATCCCAAAAGTAAAACTGAAGAACCAACAGCACTAACCGCTATCACCTATGAGAAGAAGCTTAATGAGGCAATCATAATCTGCTCGAGCCCTCGCCGGTGTAGCGGCCATTAACCCAGCAAATCAAATTCCGTAAAGTCGCAAAAAATCCTTTCTCAAAACTTCATCTCTCACAACTCTTGAATATTCATCTAAACATCAATTAAATATACCACTGGAAACAACTATGCATGAGTAAAATCGAAAAATTACCACAAAAAAACCTTAAAATGAGATCAAATTTTACGTATTTTTATACGTATACAATACGAATGTGCAAGATTGTCGAAGGGTAGAGAGAGAGTAACCAGGTGATGGCGACACGGATTTGACAGATGCGCACCGTCCGATGAGTGGTGCCGATTATGCGCACCAATAACAATGTTGAATTAAATTGGCTGTCatcttataaataaataaatcgacAAAAATATTCCAATTTggtaaattaacttaaaatgttGATTGCCAGTTCAAATGTCAGATTGTATTTGTTCAAGCTGAGTTGTTTCAAGTATTTTTCAATCAAtttatatcattttaaaaaatatatattattgattttgagtttaGATATGATATAAagatattttagaaaaatacgaaaataaacaaaaaaaattagatatttagattaaaaaaaaaacgatgAACCGCCCCGCTCACCAATGAAAAACTAACAACACCCATTTGTTTCGTTCGTCTTAAAGTCATCATTTTTGtctataattatataaatttatgaTTTCGTGTCTCTTGTAACTAATAGTTTATTAGTTGTATGATGAAGATAATATATTGTTTTAAATGATAACATGTACCAATTTTTTAAAGTATttgattttttataaaattttgaaccTGAATTGTTTTGAGTTATCCTCCTCTTTTCCTAGACAAATAAAAAATCTATAGAGAATGTGAAgctgtaaaataattttttttttatcttagttTGTGATTGAAATAGTTTCTTTTATCTAAGAACAATTATAgactatttttgagattgcAACACTAGCAAAGTTTATTCATTATGCTGATTTGGTGATTATTGTTGCATTGTCAATGCAATTAACATGCTGTAAAATATTTACTATAGTGTGACAGAAGTTATTACATCATGGATAATCAAGATCGGGACATCTAAGTGTTGCTAGTGTTACATCAAATACTTAAGCATACATTTGTGTTTTTACTGTTTTAATATGAGTGTTTACAAAGTACGTACTATGTCGGAAACTTAGGCTTCGTTTAGAGGACTTTTTTTACAATATTATATGAAGAATTCATTCCCAAATAAATTACTtgcatattattatttaattaagagaTACACATTGTATTGTCAATTTGAGGATGGATCATAACGCATTTGCACGACTATGTTGCTTGATTACACATGTTGGAGGGCTTGTAGAATGTATGTTAGGGTTGAGCAGAAGGTGGTTATGTTCTTGTCCATACCAGtccatcataaaaaaaaaaattagaatcatAAGTCATGACTACATACATAGTGAACACACTGTCAGTACTCATTTTCACGAAGTTCTAAAACTAGTCTTAAAGTTGTACCCAATACTTCTCGTGAGGCTTGTCTTTGTTGATGAAAATTGTACTAATGAAATGTGAAAATGGTATGTTTATTCATATTTTGAACATCATTGTAAATCTGTGATAACAAACATATTTTTGAAAGTAACCTATAACTATTGTACGTAGAACTGTCTTGGAGCCTTGGATGGAACATATATAAATGTGCGTAGATAAAACTCTTACGTCACTCTTTCTTCGGAGATAAAAACTCATACGTCACTCCTTCCTCTTTaagaaggattccactaaaaaactttgactttaaaaatttattgcaacagcccactccaatcatgtagggatggcaatgggccggggcgggggcgggtttgccattcccatccccatccccgaattTCATCCCCACCCACATCCCCGTCCCGATCCCCGCTTTTTCAGGTTCGGGGAATCCCCATacccgaaacttcggggatcaacttcccatcccgtttcaaaaatattaatatagtaAGACAATGACGAATCTGGAGATTTTCTCAAAACAAAAGTTATTATtagagataatattaatattaatatcaatatcaatattaatactaataagattattaatattttaaaaaatgatattattattatattattaatttaataatactattattttattattgatattatttttggggcgggttcggggatttcggGGATGGGGATAGTAATCTCATATCCGTCTCGAAATACatcggggatttaaaaaaatccccaTCCCCAAACCCAAACCCGAAAAATTGGGGATCCCCATCCCCGTTTCGGGTTTTCTCCGCGGGGCCCCAAACCCGTGGGGAAAGTTGACATCCCTAcaatcaggacttatcacaTTGATTGTTTTGAAACTCTTATTGATCACTTTACAATTCTGGATTTTAAGAACCCTCATTTCACCAGACAACGTGTACaatcaatcaaataaccaaaaggttaccgataaaataaaattgtatgTTTTGAGTAGCACAAAATTGATCCTTAAATGATCAGATATCTTTCTGCTGAGTGCGTGCTTAATGAGCGATGAAGTATATAAAATTTAAGAGCGCTCAGATCTTTGAGTGTACAAGCTTCAGTAGTGTGTCAATCGCGTGGTTGAAAAGCTTAAAATGATCGAAATTGTATCTGCATTCTTCAACTCTTTTTTATAAGATATCATTTCAATGGTCGGAAAAAGATGAATAACGTAAACCTGTATCGTTGGAATGATGTGTCACTATCAGGTGCAACTACAATATATGTTCTTCAGCAAACATTTAATGTTCTCTTTTCTTGTGTAGCTTTGAATCTCGTTCCTTGAAGAGTTGTTGTTGAGCATCTTTTTGTGGTGATTGTTATCTCCATCAGAACTTGAAggatgtataagcaatctttctATTTTGGGATAGTGACATTAATGCAAATCTTTATTGAGACTTGTGTGGGATATGATTGACTTGTAGTAGTGCAAAACCATTGAATATCCTGAGCCGGTCAAAGTGAGCAATAAATAGCTCTTTAATGAAGCGTTCGAAATATGTCCTGGAACATccggttggaattcttctagcGGTTGATGTTCTTATGCTTTCTGATGGTTGAAGAGTAGGCGGTTTGAAGATCAAGCAGTCAAAGACCAAGTGGTTGAAATGATTCCTGTCATACAAGGAAGATTGCAGCTGTTTCCTAAAATAGTTAAGTGCTCTTTCGATATTGTCAATCACCAAAACTCTACGGTAATAAGAATTTCTTAACATTAAGCCTACTGCTTTGAATATGTAGATGTTTTGATTTAGCAATGTTGATGCCATACATTTTATTCCTCAAACACGTGTTTTTTTCTTGGCTTTGAATGTGGATCTTCGGTCTCCCATTATTTTTCCAtgaatgtattatttttttattatttgtgatttgtcatttttttttactttgttttattattatttttgttaggGTTAAATCATTTTGCTTAGATAGTGACcatttttttccttctttttgTGGTAGGAATGGAGTTTAGAACAAGTAACAACAAAGGACATTACAAGGGAAAAAAATAGAGAAGACTAGGCGGGTGTGGATAACAAGAGAGGAAGAAATTCTCTTTCAAGCATTTGAAGGCAGCTATGAGTCACGGTTGGAAGAGAGCGAATGAATTTCGAATTGGTTATTTCAATTTTTCAGAAGATGTCATGAAAAAGAACCTTCCTGAAtgcatatcaattcaaaattcATGTAATGACAGAAAAGTCTCATGATACATTGATGACATCGCTAAGCAATCGCAGAATAGGTTGAAATCAAATTGGAAAAATGATTGACCCCACGAATGAAGCATGAGAACTCTTTGAGAAAAGTATATACGAAAGACAATATGTACCTCATATATTCACTATTTTGTTTCTTTTATATGCATCAAAATATGTAAATTGACCTAAAGTAGGGATGACTAAATtacaagaaattttaaaccatcCACATATATGTGATTAATTGTTAAtgagtaggttttttgtgagacggtctcataaatctttatctgtaagacgagcgagtcaaccctaccgatattcacaatataaagtaataatcttagcataaaaagtaatgttttttcattgatgacccaaataagagatttgtctcacaaaatacgacccgtgagatcgtctcacacaaatttttatcttttttaaTACGTTTGTCAAAACTTATAAAAATGTAatcttaaattaaatatattaatttctttcaataattttttatcCTATTAAAACAGTAATTAAATTAaggtaaaatgattttttttgtaaaatttatttttttatgaattttttttaaatttatgaaaAAACATTGTATAAGTTTATATATATTGGACGGTggtagtgttttttttttttttaaaaaaatagattaaaatttCAATTTCGTTTTCCCTCGTTCTAGGCGGTTCTAGGTCTAGGTTTCCTACGTTATTGGTTCCAATCATTCAATACCAACGATTCAAATGCCGGGATCCACCGTCTCCACTTCGAATCAAGTATCCACTGCTCGCCGGCGAGCATTAGAGAAGGATTTACTCACGCCCAATACCGATTTGGGAGACACGGAACCCGCGATCCAACAGACAGCAGAAAAATTCCACAAACCCAATCCCGAAAGTCTAACCTGACGCGGAGGTCATCAAAGCCACGTTGGCTAACCCTGGTAAGCATTCTCACTAAAATAACAGCATTGATGGTTGTTATGGTGGGTTTAATCCAGATGTCTGGATGGTCTGTCTTGAATTCCGGCCACAACACCGAGGGCTTTGAAGTAGTTTTAGGGGATTTTGAGGGGAGGTTCGCGGAGGTGCATAGCTTCGTTAAGACGGCCGTGAAGGCAATGCAGGTGCAGATGCATGCTATTGATCGGAAAATGGAGGATGGCGTTGGTTTGGTGAGGAAGGAGTTTGGCCAGAGAATGGAGAAGAATGAGGAAGAAATAGAGTTGAAGTTGAAGGCTTTGGACGTAAGAAGTGATGCTTTCGAGAAGTTTATTGATGGGTTACGATCGAAGAGCTTGCTTTCAAAGGAAGAGTTTGATGAGTTCTTTCAGGAGTTCATGAAGAGCAAGGataatgaggtaagtagtgatGTGGGTTTGGATGAAATTAAGGAGTATGCGAGGGAGATAGTGGAAAAGGAGATTGAGAAGCATGCAGCCGATGGATTGGGGATGTTGGATTATGCATTAGCGTCAGGAGGGGGGAGAGTAATAAAGCATTCTGAAGCATATGGTGTTGGAAAAGTTGGTGGGTTGTTAAATCGAAATAGGGTAGCTACGGGTTCGCAGAAGATGCTTATGCCTAGCTTTGGAGAACCTGGACGATGTTTTCCACTCAAGGGTGGTAATGGATTTGTCGTGATTCGGCTTAGGACTTCCATAGTGCCTGTGGCTGTGACACTAGAACATGTTGCTAAGAGTGTAGCTTATGATAGGTCCAGTGCTCCAAAGAATTGTAGGGTATCTGGATGGTTGGCAGATCAAGAATCGATTGACATGGGATTTGATACCAAAAAGAGGTTCCTActggttgagttcacttatgATCTTGCTAAGAGCAATGCTCAAACTTTTAAGGTGTTGGACTCTGTGAAGTCCATGGTTGTCAATACTGTTAGGCTCGATTTTGAATCCAACCATGGGAGTCCTTCTCATACTTGCATTTACCGGTTGAGGGTTCACGGTCTTGAAGCCAAGTCTTTACCATTGCAGGAAATGCAGTCTTGAATCCGCTAGTGAGTAGTGCCTTTTGTTTTGTGATATATCAAATGTGTTTTTTGTTACTGTTGGTTGTCTAGTTAGCTTGTTACTCTTGACATGTTTTCGTCATGCAATTTCTTCTCTTGATGTGCCATTGCCGTTTCGTATCTTCTATTACATTGGGTTTTCGTCTTTAGCAGAATGCACGAATAATTAGTTAAGATATCAGATGATAAGAGTATCAGGTGTAACACATGGTTTTCATTGAGTATAAACAGAACGTAAACATGGTTGAATGAAAAGGGCAAACACACAAGAAATTTGGAGTATACATCACAAATATGTAGTTCTAGGGGAAACTTGTGATTTTTGCGTGTTCGACTCATGTTTTAATTCTGCTTTATTAGTTTGTAAAACGAATAATTTTTTTCCCCTTTTTGAACAAAAATAATGTGTCGATAAATTTGAATCGgatatcaattattattgaaatGATAAATTGTTAACTTTGATTAATTGAAcggaaaatgttatttttaataattatttcatgTTTTAGTGATGAACAGATGAACGAGCTTCATATTTTTCTGGTTGATAGAATTAATGAGAAATTACTTTTAGCAGTTTTCGATGTAAGATATAATGATTTTTTGTTGCTCttgaaaaattttattatttcaaatggcTTTTGGATTTTGGAATGATGTTCGAACATAAGCTGTAAACTGTAGTTATCTGTGAAAAATGTTTACTATATAGTATACTTTTTCAAACTTCTCGGctgaacttttttttttttaaaaaaaccaacCCCGTGTTATTAAAAGAGTATGTTTTttataagacggtctcacggactTTTATTATTTGGGAGATGGTTCATTCAtgtctatatttataatatagatcggaatataattttttaaataatgagTTTGATTCCTTTCTTAAGTCAGTCAAACTAGAATTATggaaaattgtattgaaaaattGTAGCAATTTGAGGTCCGAACTTAATAATCGTATTTATTATAGGCTAGAAAACACTTTCGCAAGATTTTGGATTGTGgtattatttaaaattcataacttagAAATTAATATTGCATCGATTTATGATATTCAtcgaatttaaaaaataaaatcgttCAGATAATATATAAAGACGAAATCAAATTGTGTGGTCCATCAAGTGACGTGAAAATGTTGGATTCCTTCCAttgtttttaatatattttatggaAAAATTCTCTTAGAAATCCACTAAGCTAATTTAGTATATTTATATCTTATCTATAattactttttaaaatttaaattacatataatataaaaattattattaaaaatttaattataatacaCAAAATCATTCAAAGTGATCgaactttgaaatcattaaatacaataATTCTTGCActtaaataaattcaagaattcaatcaaataataataatcaaatcataaGTTCAAACAATAGACCCCTAATATCGATAACAACAAACTCGCTCAATTTAGACAATGAAAATTATATGATGAAGTGAATACAAGATACATTAGTTTTTTAACCATAAaccaaacctgatatttatagagaGAGCATAATCTTAATACCGACAAAACTAGGGGGTCGACACCCAAGATCGAGAACCGATCCCCTTAATTCGAGTAAGTCCACCGCTCTATGAGATACTCTTGCTGTCTTGCATCAGGACGAATATTCATTTTCTTATCATAGGTTCGATCGACCCTGGCAGCAAGGGTAATGCTCTGAACCAGTCAATGGATGACACATCACAAGTATTTTCTGTTAGTTAGGTTGGTCaaaacttaaataaaaaaatattgacacATGTCAAAATTTGGATGGGATCAGGACAGTGCCCACAAAAATAGCGTGGAATAAATATGGAGTTGGGCTTTATGTGACGTACTAGACCTCTAATTCAtacttaatatatatatatatattaaataggcaaaaacttgtgtgagacggtctcacgggtcgtatttgtgagatgaatatcttatttgcgtcatccatgaaaaagtattactttttatgctagcaacattactttttattgtgaatatggatatggttgacccgtttcacataTTAATATCcgttagacggtctcacatgagacccactctattAAATAAGGAAGAATGCTAATTTTTTTGGTATAAACATGTGTCGCTCGTAAGTGAGATTATCCAGACTATCTAAAGTTTTGTGTGATGA from Primulina eburnea isolate SZY01 chromosome 6, ASM2296580v1, whole genome shotgun sequence encodes:
- the LOC140834055 gene encoding LOW QUALITY PROTEIN: SUN domain-containing protein 1-like (The sequence of the model RefSeq protein was modified relative to this genomic sequence to represent the inferred CDS: inserted 1 base in 1 codon), whose protein sequence is MPGSTVSTSNQVSTARRRALEKDLLTPNTDLGDTEPAIQQTAEKXPQTQSRKSNLTRRSSKPRWLTLVSILTKITALMVVMVGLIQMSGWSVLNSGHNTEGFEVVLGDFEGRFAEVHSFVKTAVKAMQVQMHAIDRKMEDGVGLVRKEFGQRMEKNEEEIELKLKALDVRSDAFEKFIDGLRSKSLLSKEEFDEFFQEFMKSKDNEVSSDVGLDEIKEYAREIVEKEIEKHAADGLGMLDYALASGGGRVIKHSEAYGVGKVGGLLNRNRVATGSQKMLMPSFGEPGRCFPLKGGNGFVVIRLRTSIVPVAVTLEHVAKSVAYDRSSAPKNCRVSGWLADQESIDMGFDTKKRFLLVEFTYDLAKSNAQTFKVLDSVKSMVVNTVRLDFESNHGSPSHTCIYRLRVHGLEAKSLPLQEMQS